One segment of Streptomyces sp. NA02950 DNA contains the following:
- a CDS encoding XRE family transcriptional regulator — MLTVAATASLHVYVSEWENGKRTISERYAKILRPLLGITDDELYGAAPGAPGAPVEVGGYDELVSRIDAARNVSLTMVKTFMDQTELLRTMDRQMGAASLVDQMTGHLGTLEDALTFAVLPETRRPVARALAGAATLAAWQALDVGAVERAWRHYELGKHAAKEADEPMYLAHATAEQAYVLCDAGRPAIAVELIRDAQRLGGGMMSPRLTAWLYAAEAEICARAGMPDDCRRALDSAVRCLPPGDEARDPDMLSIFLNHGHLSRWRGNALAMIGDDDAVSSLYGALDAVDPTFIRASAGLRCDLAQAHLARGEYDQAHDHLRQARLLANRTGSVRHRRRIEQLTQRL, encoded by the coding sequence ATGCTCACGGTGGCAGCTACGGCCAGCCTGCACGTCTACGTCTCGGAGTGGGAGAACGGCAAGCGCACCATCTCGGAGCGGTACGCCAAGATCCTGCGTCCCCTTCTCGGCATCACCGATGACGAGTTGTACGGCGCCGCGCCCGGCGCACCAGGGGCACCGGTCGAAGTGGGCGGATACGACGAGCTGGTGAGCCGGATCGATGCGGCTCGAAACGTCAGCCTTACCATGGTGAAGACGTTCATGGATCAGACCGAATTGCTGCGGACCATGGATCGGCAGATGGGCGCGGCAAGTCTCGTCGACCAGATGACCGGTCATCTGGGGACGCTTGAAGACGCCCTCACCTTCGCTGTGTTGCCCGAGACTCGGCGACCAGTGGCCCGCGCTCTCGCCGGTGCAGCGACGCTTGCAGCCTGGCAGGCTCTCGATGTTGGAGCCGTTGAACGAGCGTGGCGTCACTACGAGTTGGGCAAGCACGCGGCCAAGGAGGCCGACGAGCCGATGTATCTCGCCCACGCGACGGCAGAGCAGGCTTATGTACTCTGCGACGCAGGGCGCCCCGCAATCGCCGTCGAATTGATCCGCGATGCTCAGCGCCTCGGCGGCGGGATGATGTCACCGCGTCTTACAGCGTGGCTGTACGCGGCCGAGGCCGAGATCTGCGCCAGAGCCGGAATGCCCGACGACTGCCGCAGGGCGCTGGACAGCGCAGTTCGTTGCCTCCCACCCGGCGATGAGGCCCGCGACCCGGACATGTTGAGCATCTTCCTGAATCACGGGCACCTCAGCCGATGGCGCGGGAATGCTCTCGCAATGATCGGCGACGATGACGCGGTGAGCAGCCTCTACGGTGCACTGGACGCGGTCGACCCGACGTTCATCCGAGCCTCAGCAGGACTTCGCTGTGATCTCGCGCAAGCCCACTTGGCCCGCGGCGAGTACGACCAAGCCCACGATCATCTTCGACAGGCACGCCTGTTGGCGAACCGCACTGGATCAGTGCGTCACCGTCGGCGGATTGAGCAGCTCACGCAGCGGTTGTAG
- a CDS encoding NUDIX domain-containing protein: MGPKSERVYRTIREWISTGKYPPGVKIPSERTLSEDLDIGRTQLRQVLAKLIAEGAIEVHGRSSYRVPDRAVTVQAPADLEPWQIHGERTIYDNRWVKLELVDVEPPGVERFEHHVVRLHHVAIAAVLDDRDRVLMLWRYRFVPQSFGWELPGGIVDAGEDPAATALREVEEETGWRPDALEHVITYQPMVGMVDSPHEIYVGRGAKHVGEPTDLEEAGHVAWVPLADIPGLMAQGKLMGSGTLVALLQVLASRAAGKSSTTAA; this comes from the coding sequence ATGGGACCGAAGTCGGAGCGGGTGTACCGCACGATTCGTGAGTGGATCTCGACGGGCAAGTACCCGCCGGGCGTCAAGATCCCTTCTGAGCGCACGCTGTCTGAAGATCTCGACATCGGTCGCACGCAGCTCCGTCAAGTCCTGGCGAAGCTCATCGCTGAGGGTGCCATCGAGGTGCATGGCCGTAGCTCCTACCGTGTGCCGGACCGCGCTGTGACCGTCCAGGCACCGGCCGACTTGGAACCGTGGCAGATTCACGGTGAGCGCACGATCTATGACAACCGTTGGGTGAAGCTCGAACTCGTCGATGTCGAGCCGCCCGGCGTTGAGCGGTTCGAACATCACGTGGTGCGGCTCCACCACGTGGCCATTGCCGCCGTACTCGACGACCGAGACCGGGTCCTCATGCTCTGGCGATACCGGTTCGTTCCGCAGTCCTTCGGCTGGGAGCTGCCCGGCGGCATCGTGGACGCGGGCGAAGATCCCGCCGCAACCGCGCTCCGGGAGGTGGAGGAAGAGACCGGTTGGCGGCCGGACGCGCTGGAGCACGTGATCACGTACCAACCTATGGTCGGCATGGTCGACTCGCCGCACGAGATCTACGTAGGCCGCGGGGCGAAGCACGTCGGGGAGCCGACCGACCTCGAAGAGGCCGGGCACGTCGCCTGGGTACCGCTCGCGGACATCCCTGGGCTCATGGCACAGGGGAAGCTGATGGGGTCGGGAACGCTCGTCGCGCTGCTCCAAGTCCTTGCTTCGCGGGCTGCGGGGAAGTCGTCTACAACCGCTGCGTGA
- a CDS encoding nucleotidyltransferase domain-containing protein translates to MHRDNQPASQRPAISPERAAETKEIIDRVTRWAAGRHDVVGLLLVGSCARNAARPDSDIDLVLLTTDESQYSDNAWADELALGKLVRTQSWGPISERRFATASGLEVEINIGSPDWAQTDPVDAGTRQVVTDGARPLHDPGTVLASLIRACQS, encoded by the coding sequence ATGCACCGTGACAACCAGCCAGCGAGTCAGCGACCTGCGATCTCACCGGAACGGGCTGCCGAAACGAAAGAGATCATCGACCGCGTCACGCGGTGGGCCGCAGGCCGCCACGACGTCGTCGGTCTCCTACTTGTTGGATCGTGCGCTCGCAATGCCGCACGGCCTGACTCCGACATCGACCTCGTCCTTCTCACGACAGACGAGTCCCAGTACTCCGACAATGCATGGGCCGACGAGCTCGCCCTCGGCAAACTGGTCAGAACCCAGTCGTGGGGACCGATCAGCGAACGACGCTTTGCTACAGCGTCAGGGCTGGAGGTCGAGATCAACATCGGGTCTCCCGACTGGGCACAGACGGACCCGGTGGATGCTGGCACACGCCAAGTCGTCACCGACGGCGCCCGTCCCCTGCACGACCCGGGCACTGTCCTCGCGTCGCTGATCCGAGCCTGCCAATCGTGA
- a CDS encoding site-specific integrase, whose product MTAPGHPERAVSDPIGMIVDLVAAVEHRLKPDRIRAVVTGVAGGRAKSRRLAAHLAEHPSVLSDGRSPAPRAAGDLLIALREAGAQAVSPPCCAECGRQMRTLQRRGQDWYCGNCGPQPESCAACGITRRVATRDRAGRPRCAKCPDSDGRDPLGVIGALIAELDPRAGREIIADAVLRSAPRPSYHQKLAWALEANPALLTGDGHLAPHRAILRLIDLLHAAGVAGIVRPSCPGCHRVVRIDKPLGGQRVCRTCIAHSRIEECSGCGARREPATRDDHGRPLCPNCLVNAPANLETCINCGRRKVVNTRTPDGPLCQSCPSLPVMTCSICCEDKPCGTSRTTGRPWCPACQHRSAPCSACGNVAAVASGTLDQPLCADCTAPEVWHTCPTCTDPHYPHPGQCARCLINRRLNELLGPPSDALHPALEALRHNIATAEHPITARRWLNKPSVSPVLSDLAAGRRALTHEALDELPDSPPLAHLRQVLVGVGALPERDEYMVRLERFLTGLLASQPNPEHRKILHRYAIWHLVRRLRRRNNGRPLTPQQFNSARQRTHAAVAFLNWLTAHDLTLEICRQADLDRWLTDDSATYRHVAGHFIRWARTNKLTTAHIPAVRWNGPTQPLDDEHRWNVARRLLHDRTLKPEDRLAGLLLLLYAQGPSAIHRLTTEDVEISAQEVRLHLGNAPVHLPEPVAELARTVAANRKGHATIGALAPSPWLFPGGQPGRPISTRQLTQRLNNLDIRPNQARSTALFQLATEIPAAILARTLGIHTDVAVTWQRLSAGDWANYAAEVSHRYSPGRQHDAP is encoded by the coding sequence GTGACCGCACCCGGGCACCCCGAGCGGGCCGTCTCCGATCCGATCGGGATGATCGTGGACCTGGTCGCGGCCGTCGAACACCGACTGAAGCCCGACCGGATCCGCGCCGTGGTCACTGGCGTCGCGGGCGGCCGCGCGAAGTCACGCCGCCTCGCGGCGCATCTGGCCGAGCATCCCAGCGTGCTGAGCGACGGACGCTCTCCGGCACCCAGGGCGGCAGGCGACCTGCTCATCGCCCTGCGTGAGGCCGGAGCCCAGGCCGTCTCGCCGCCGTGTTGCGCCGAGTGCGGCAGACAGATGCGAACCCTCCAGCGCCGCGGTCAGGACTGGTACTGCGGGAACTGCGGACCGCAACCCGAGTCCTGTGCTGCCTGCGGAATCACCCGCCGGGTCGCTACGCGGGACCGGGCCGGGCGACCGCGATGCGCAAAGTGCCCGGACTCCGACGGACGCGATCCCCTCGGGGTGATCGGCGCCCTGATCGCCGAACTGGACCCGCGGGCAGGGCGGGAAATAATCGCCGACGCGGTCCTCCGGTCGGCACCCCGCCCCTCCTACCACCAGAAACTCGCCTGGGCCCTGGAAGCCAACCCCGCCCTGCTGACCGGGGACGGCCACCTCGCACCCCACCGCGCGATCCTCCGGCTGATCGACCTGCTGCACGCGGCCGGCGTCGCCGGGATCGTCCGGCCGTCCTGCCCCGGCTGTCACAGAGTCGTACGCATCGACAAGCCCCTCGGCGGGCAGCGGGTCTGCCGCACCTGCATCGCCCACTCCCGCATCGAGGAGTGCTCAGGTTGCGGAGCCCGCCGGGAGCCGGCCACCCGCGACGACCACGGTCGACCACTGTGTCCGAACTGCCTCGTCAACGCCCCGGCGAACCTGGAGACCTGCATCAACTGCGGCCGACGCAAGGTCGTGAACACCCGCACGCCGGACGGCCCGCTCTGTCAGAGCTGTCCTTCCTTACCAGTCATGACCTGCAGCATCTGCTGCGAGGACAAGCCCTGCGGCACCTCCCGCACCACGGGCCGACCGTGGTGCCCAGCCTGCCAGCACCGCTCAGCACCGTGCTCGGCCTGCGGGAACGTCGCGGCGGTCGCCTCCGGCACCCTCGACCAGCCCCTTTGCGCGGACTGCACTGCCCCTGAGGTCTGGCACACCTGCCCCACCTGCACCGACCCCCATTACCCGCACCCCGGCCAGTGCGCCCGCTGCCTCATCAACCGGCGCCTCAACGAGCTGCTGGGCCCTCCGTCCGATGCCCTCCACCCCGCCCTCGAAGCCCTCCGGCACAACATCGCCACCGCCGAGCACCCCATCACCGCCAGACGCTGGCTGAACAAGCCGTCCGTCTCCCCGGTCCTGTCCGACCTCGCGGCCGGCCGGCGAGCCCTGACGCACGAGGCACTCGATGAGCTGCCTGACAGCCCGCCCCTCGCCCACCTCCGCCAAGTCCTCGTTGGTGTCGGCGCCCTGCCCGAGCGCGACGAGTACATGGTCCGTCTTGAACGCTTCCTCACTGGCCTCCTCGCGTCCCAGCCGAACCCCGAGCACCGCAAAATCCTGCATCGGTACGCGATCTGGCACCTGGTCCGGCGACTCCGTCGACGCAACAACGGCCGCCCCCTCACCCCGCAGCAGTTCAACTCCGCACGTCAACGCACCCACGCGGCCGTCGCCTTCCTGAACTGGCTCACAGCCCACGACCTCACCCTGGAAATCTGCCGACAGGCCGACCTCGACCGGTGGCTCACCGACGACTCCGCCACCTACCGTCACGTGGCCGGGCACTTCATCCGCTGGGCCCGCACCAACAAGCTCACCACCGCCCACATCCCCGCCGTCCGCTGGAACGGCCCCACCCAGCCACTCGACGACGAACACCGCTGGAATGTCGCACGCCGGCTCCTGCACGACCGCACCCTCAAGCCCGAAGACCGCCTCGCCGGGCTGCTTCTCCTCCTTTACGCCCAAGGGCCGTCGGCCATCCACCGGTTGACCACCGAGGATGTCGAGATCAGCGCCCAGGAAGTACGCCTCCACCTCGGCAATGCACCCGTCCATCTGCCCGAGCCCGTCGCCGAACTGGCTCGCACCGTCGCCGCGAACCGCAAGGGCCACGCGACCATCGGTGCCCTGGCCCCATCCCCCTGGCTCTTCCCCGGCGGCCAGCCCGGACGCCCGATCAGCACCAGACAGCTGACCCAGCGGCTGAACAACCTCGACATCCGCCCCAACCAGGCCCGCAGCACCGCGCTCTTCCAGCTCGCCACCGAGATCCCCGCCGCGATCCTCGCCCGCACCCTGGGCATCCACACCGACGTCGCCGTCACCTGGCAACGTCTCTCCGCGGGCGACTGGGCCAACTACGCCGCGGAAGTCAGCCACCGCTACTCACCCGGGAGGCAGCACGATGCACCGTGA
- a CDS encoding helix-turn-helix transcriptional regulator — MAAKLDYQWHLRKVMADRGLFSTTDLIPLLDERDITLSSSQVYRLVVERPERLSLKILMALLDILDCTMDDLIEPVATAGAGSTTRTKKAVGAETGVGDLRPKRARIRGVERP; from the coding sequence ATGGCCGCCAAGCTCGATTACCAATGGCACCTGCGCAAGGTCATGGCCGACCGCGGGCTCTTCTCCACCACCGACCTCATCCCACTGCTGGACGAACGCGACATCACCCTGTCGTCCAGCCAGGTCTACCGGCTCGTCGTCGAGCGCCCCGAACGGCTCAGCCTGAAGATCCTCATGGCCCTGCTCGACATCCTCGACTGCACCATGGACGACCTCATCGAGCCCGTGGCCACAGCCGGTGCCGGATCAACCACCCGGACCAAGAAGGCCGTTGGCGCCGAGACCGGTGTCGGTGACCTGCGGCCCAAGCGGGCCCGCATCCGCGGTGTCGAGCGGCCGTGA
- a CDS encoding tyrosine-type recombinase/integrase has protein sequence MGLQRRADLAGAAHLELVSGVVQLRPQDAMVEAMLRGWRAQQAARGLREDTVTARERLIRRFLEYTNEYPWVWTPGHVDEWSLWLTSEKHLAPSTIRSYQGGLRLFSEFLIDGRYGWAVACEDAFGTHPVAICHEWNTIAHLNDYEGRPEARPFTREEIQRFLDYADDQVERAIRAKRKGALAAYRDATLFKVIYGWGLRRTETSKLDVVDFGRNPKAPQFGRYGTLNVRYGKAKKGQPPRRRNVLSVMDWAVEAVADYVENVRPRFGCEDHPALWVTERGGRVKPAEINARFVAYRDALKLPKELTVHSARHAYVTHLTEDGVDRRFLQQQVGHENDSSTAIYTHVSDDFMNTMLHKALAPVLAPTSADKDR, from the coding sequence GTGGGTCTTCAGCGACGTGCCGACCTGGCTGGGGCGGCTCATCTGGAGCTGGTCTCCGGCGTCGTCCAGTTGCGTCCGCAGGACGCGATGGTCGAGGCGATGCTGCGGGGCTGGCGGGCCCAGCAGGCCGCCCGCGGGCTGCGCGAGGACACGGTCACCGCCCGGGAACGGCTCATACGCCGGTTTCTGGAGTACACCAACGAATACCCGTGGGTCTGGACGCCCGGTCACGTGGACGAGTGGTCACTGTGGCTGACCAGCGAGAAGCACCTCGCGCCGTCCACGATCCGCAGTTATCAGGGCGGCCTGCGCCTGTTCAGCGAGTTCCTGATCGACGGCCGTTACGGCTGGGCGGTGGCCTGCGAGGACGCCTTCGGCACCCACCCGGTGGCCATATGCCATGAGTGGAACACCATCGCCCACCTGAACGACTACGAGGGCCGCCCCGAGGCGAGGCCGTTCACCCGCGAGGAGATCCAGCGGTTCCTCGACTACGCCGACGACCAGGTCGAACGGGCGATTCGGGCCAAGCGCAAGGGCGCCCTCGCCGCCTACCGCGACGCCACTCTCTTCAAGGTCATCTACGGGTGGGGACTGCGCCGGACCGAAACGTCGAAGCTGGATGTGGTCGACTTCGGGCGGAACCCGAAGGCTCCGCAGTTCGGCCGGTACGGCACGCTCAACGTCCGCTACGGCAAGGCGAAGAAGGGGCAGCCGCCGCGGCGCCGGAACGTGCTGTCGGTGATGGACTGGGCGGTGGAGGCGGTCGCCGACTATGTGGAGAACGTACGGCCGCGGTTCGGTTGCGAGGACCACCCCGCGTTGTGGGTGACCGAGCGGGGCGGCCGGGTCAAGCCGGCGGAGATCAACGCCCGGTTCGTCGCCTACCGCGACGCCCTGAAGCTCCCGAAGGAGCTGACCGTCCACTCCGCTCGCCACGCCTACGTCACCCACCTCACGGAGGACGGGGTTGACCGGCGGTTTCTGCAGCAGCAAGTCGGTCACGAGAATGACAGCTCCACCGCCATCTACACGCACGTCAGCGACGATTTCATGAACACCATGCTCCACAAGGCACTTGCTCCCGTGCTCGCCCCGACCTCCGCAGACAAGGACCGCTGA
- a CDS encoding site-specific integrase has protein sequence MADAKRAGRTPPGRYRVRWYDPDGKPKMKTFARKVDAEAERTRMESRLNDGSYRDPASARVKFAEVAESWLAAQLHLKRSTRARYRGVLDVHVIPKWGTTPLDRIHFEDIAEWLADLLSGEATGGRKLSPRSARKAYVVLSRVLGYAVKARRLAANPAVGVPLPKAMPADHVYLDDMQVDALANASGAYRVFILLLAYTGLRWGEASALKVGRVDLDACRAHIVEAYAEDNGKLYLDTPKNHERRSVPISRFLADELKPHVTGRGDDDLLFTAPQGGPLRARNFRQRFFAPAVVKAGLGHLKVTPHKLRHTAASLAIASGADVNVVQTMLGHKSATLTLDTYGNPRELHQTGEKPQVARSGRRPVRASSSYSLAV, from the coding sequence GTGGCGGACGCCAAGCGGGCGGGGCGTACGCCACCGGGGCGCTACCGCGTGCGCTGGTACGACCCCGACGGCAAGCCGAAGATGAAGACCTTCGCCCGCAAGGTCGACGCCGAGGCGGAGCGGACAAGGATGGAGTCGCGTCTCAACGACGGCTCCTATCGCGATCCCGCATCCGCGCGGGTGAAGTTCGCAGAGGTGGCGGAGTCCTGGCTGGCGGCGCAGCTCCACCTCAAGCGCTCAACCCGGGCTCGCTACCGCGGTGTTCTCGACGTCCACGTGATCCCCAAGTGGGGCACCACCCCGCTGGACCGCATCCACTTCGAGGACATCGCCGAGTGGCTCGCGGATCTGCTGTCCGGCGAGGCGACCGGCGGCAGGAAGCTCAGCCCCCGGTCGGCCCGCAAGGCGTACGTCGTCCTCAGCCGCGTTCTCGGCTACGCGGTCAAGGCCCGTCGTCTGGCGGCCAACCCGGCTGTCGGCGTGCCTCTGCCGAAGGCGATGCCCGCTGATCACGTGTACCTCGACGACATGCAGGTCGACGCGCTTGCTAACGCGTCAGGCGCCTACCGGGTGTTCATCCTGCTGCTGGCCTACACCGGACTGCGCTGGGGCGAGGCATCCGCGCTCAAGGTGGGCCGCGTCGACCTGGACGCCTGTCGGGCCCACATCGTGGAGGCGTACGCCGAGGACAACGGCAAGCTCTACCTCGACACCCCCAAGAACCACGAGCGCCGGTCCGTACCAATCTCGCGGTTCCTGGCCGACGAGCTGAAGCCCCACGTCACGGGGAGAGGAGATGACGACTTGCTCTTCACCGCCCCGCAGGGCGGGCCGCTCCGGGCCCGGAACTTCCGTCAGCGGTTCTTTGCGCCGGCGGTCGTAAAGGCCGGGCTGGGGCATCTCAAGGTCACCCCGCACAAGCTGCGCCACACGGCGGCCTCGCTCGCCATCGCCAGCGGCGCGGACGTCAACGTCGTACAGACGATGCTGGGCCACAAGTCCGCGACGCTGACCCTGGACACCTACGGGAACCCTCGGGAATTGCATCAGACGGGCGAGAAACCGCAGGTCGCGAGGTCAGGACGGCGTCCGGTGAGGGCTTCATCCTCCTACAGCTTGGCGGTCTGA
- a CDS encoding helix-turn-helix domain-containing protein — protein MPNRPVEIGPAGLHTARAIEYLRLVRGLTQHQLAARCTALGRPMANTALSRTERARRRCDVDDLVALATALGVSPTALLLPLPSLSGDDRRGC, from the coding sequence ATGCCCAACCGACCTGTTGAAATAGGCCCCGCCGGCCTCCACACCGCCCGCGCCATCGAGTACCTACGTCTCGTGCGCGGCCTGACCCAACACCAGCTCGCCGCCCGCTGCACCGCGCTGGGCCGTCCGATGGCCAACACCGCTCTCAGCCGCACCGAACGCGCCCGCCGCCGATGCGACGTAGACGACCTCGTCGCCCTCGCCACCGCGCTCGGCGTTTCTCCCACGGCCCTGCTCCTGCCGCTCCCGTCGCTGTCCGGTGATGACCGGAGGGGGTGCTAG
- a CDS encoding AlpA family transcriptional regulator translates to METSLPNNSPRLAGAERDQLATPADVAAYLGVPVKTLYQWKYRGIGPSVHKVGRHLRYRWREVDAWLDAQTSYDLTA, encoded by the coding sequence ATGGAGACCTCATTGCCGAACAACTCCCCGCGCCTTGCCGGCGCCGAGCGTGACCAGCTCGCCACTCCCGCCGACGTGGCCGCGTACCTCGGGGTACCGGTGAAGACCCTCTACCAGTGGAAGTACCGGGGCATCGGCCCCAGCGTCCACAAGGTCGGCCGTCACCTGCGCTACCGCTGGCGGGAGGTGGACGCGTGGCTGGATGCCCAGACGTCGTACGACCTCACGGCCTGA
- a CDS encoding DUF3631 domain-containing protein — translation MRAAIGKYVVLPSDEALTAVTLWVAATHIQTALQHAPRLAVVGPTKGCGKSRVLDVLHETVRQPIMTVNMSTAVLFRVIGKNPRTILVDEADTIFSKAGDNEELRGLLNAGHQRNRPAWRISGPEHKPTPYPTFAMAALASIGDLPDTITDRAVVLRMQKRKPGEKVTPFRSRYAVPELNAVRDKLAAWLGPLRGTAGRMAPTMPVEDRAADTWEPLVIIADLAGGHWPASARAACVAMTRFEAVQDEQTNLKTRLLRDIHRVFETHGNPEALSSLDLVTALLQDPDAPWAEHGTNGLNAYHLGRMLRDFDIRPANYRFDKGRQAKGYARNRFLDSWARHCPDLTETAPTPAHDATPARQAQGKPPAAPSGQLPIGPPGGPAGPNRAR, via the coding sequence TTGCGGGCGGCGATCGGCAAGTACGTCGTGCTGCCCAGTGACGAGGCGCTGACAGCGGTCACCCTGTGGGTGGCGGCCACGCACATCCAGACCGCTTTGCAGCACGCGCCGCGCCTGGCGGTCGTCGGCCCGACGAAGGGCTGCGGCAAGTCCCGGGTGCTGGACGTGCTCCACGAGACCGTCCGCCAGCCGATCATGACGGTGAACATGTCCACGGCGGTGCTGTTCCGCGTCATCGGCAAGAACCCGCGCACGATCCTGGTGGACGAGGCCGACACCATCTTCAGCAAGGCCGGCGACAACGAGGAACTGCGCGGCCTGCTGAACGCCGGACACCAGCGCAACCGGCCCGCCTGGCGCATCTCCGGTCCGGAGCACAAGCCGACCCCGTATCCGACCTTCGCCATGGCAGCACTGGCCTCGATCGGCGACCTGCCCGACACGATCACAGATCGGGCGGTCGTGCTCCGCATGCAAAAGCGCAAGCCGGGCGAGAAGGTGACCCCGTTCCGCTCGCGCTACGCCGTACCGGAACTGAACGCTGTGCGGGACAAGCTGGCCGCCTGGCTGGGCCCGCTGCGCGGCACGGCCGGCCGCATGGCGCCGACCATGCCGGTGGAGGACCGGGCGGCGGACACCTGGGAACCGCTGGTCATCATCGCCGACCTGGCCGGCGGCCACTGGCCCGCCAGTGCGCGTGCGGCCTGTGTGGCAATGACCCGGTTCGAGGCCGTCCAGGACGAGCAGACCAACCTGAAGACGCGGTTGCTGCGCGACATTCACCGCGTCTTCGAGACACACGGCAACCCTGAAGCCCTGTCCTCCCTGGATCTGGTCACCGCCCTGCTCCAGGACCCCGACGCCCCCTGGGCAGAGCACGGCACCAACGGGCTCAACGCCTACCACCTGGGCAGAATGCTGCGGGACTTCGACATCCGCCCGGCCAACTACCGGTTCGACAAGGGCAGGCAGGCCAAGGGGTACGCCCGTAACCGGTTTCTGGACAGCTGGGCCCGGCACTGCCCCGACCTCACCGAGACGGCGCCCACCCCCGCGCATGACGCCACGCCCGCACGCCAGGCGCAGGGCAAGCCGCCCGCCGCCCCGTCGGGTCAGCTGCCCATCGGCCCGCCCGGCGGCCCCGCCGGCCCCAACCGCGCCCGCTGA
- the mobC gene encoding plasmid mobilization relaxosome protein MobC, giving the protein MRDKQLRERRVHPRYNDDEFELVQKAAALSRMKPGGYVAECALAAARADDPTAAVADYRTMVKTLMAANRQLGGIGNNLNQLTWHLNKEGSWPHPDTVQRLLDRVETSIAAVDTAVAQITEAR; this is encoded by the coding sequence CTGCGTGACAAGCAACTGCGTGAGCGCCGCGTTCATCCCCGCTACAACGACGACGAGTTCGAGCTCGTCCAGAAGGCTGCTGCCCTGAGCCGCATGAAGCCCGGCGGCTACGTCGCCGAGTGCGCGCTCGCCGCCGCCCGCGCCGACGACCCCACCGCAGCCGTCGCCGACTACCGCACGATGGTGAAGACCCTGATGGCCGCCAACCGGCAGCTCGGCGGCATAGGCAACAACCTCAACCAGCTCACCTGGCACCTCAACAAGGAGGGCTCCTGGCCCCACCCCGACACCGTCCAACGGCTCCTGGACCGCGTCGAGACGTCCATCGCCGCGGTGGACACCGCCGTCGCCCAGATCACAGAGGCGCGGTGA